In one window of Nocardiopsis aegyptia DNA:
- a CDS encoding bifunctional 5,10-methylenetetrahydrofolate dehydrogenase/5,10-methenyltetrahydrofolate cyclohydrolase yields MTATSTEPRTTTALTGRPLAEGIRRDARERAAALAAAGTPPRLVVVTATDDGSALWYVRSIAKAAAAVGIDCDVRDLGPSASRARIRDTLRDLNRDPRVHGIILQTPLPEGLSPAGLAVEIDPAKDVDGANPASLGRCAAGLPGFAPATAEAVVRLLDHHGVELAGRDVAMVGRSLVVGTPVALLLLERDATVTVCHSLTAELRDRTSTADIVVVATGVPHLIGADHLREGAVVVDVGTNATDDGLTGDVDADAVEGVAGALTPVPGGVGPVTTALLLSHTVRAADRATG; encoded by the coding sequence ATGACCGCCACGAGCACGGAGCCCCGGACCACCACCGCGCTCACGGGCAGGCCGCTGGCCGAGGGGATCCGGCGGGACGCGCGCGAGCGGGCCGCCGCGCTGGCCGCGGCGGGCACCCCGCCGCGCCTGGTGGTCGTCACGGCCACGGACGACGGGTCGGCCCTGTGGTACGTGCGCTCGATCGCCAAGGCGGCCGCGGCCGTCGGAATCGACTGCGACGTCCGCGACCTCGGCCCCTCGGCTTCGCGAGCGCGCATCCGGGACACGCTGCGCGACCTGAACCGGGACCCGCGGGTGCACGGCATCATCCTGCAGACCCCGTTGCCCGAGGGTCTGTCACCGGCCGGGCTCGCGGTGGAGATCGACCCGGCCAAGGACGTCGACGGGGCGAACCCCGCGAGCCTGGGGCGCTGCGCGGCCGGGCTGCCCGGCTTCGCCCCGGCCACGGCCGAGGCCGTGGTGCGGCTCCTCGACCACCACGGCGTCGAGCTGGCGGGCAGGGACGTCGCGATGGTCGGCCGCTCCCTGGTCGTGGGCACCCCGGTGGCGCTGCTGCTGTTGGAACGGGACGCGACGGTGACGGTCTGCCACTCCCTGACGGCGGAGCTGCGGGACCGCACCAGCACCGCCGACATCGTGGTCGTCGCCACGGGTGTGCCGCACCTGATCGGCGCGGACCACCTCCGGGAGGGCGCCGTGGTCGTCGACGTGGGCACCAACGCCACGGACGACGGCCTGACCGGCGATGTCGACGCGGACGCGGTCGAGGGCGTCGCGGGCGCGCTCACGCCGGTGCCCGGCGGCGTCGGACCGGTGACCACGGCGCTGCTGCTCTCCCACACCGTGCGGGCGGCCGACCGCGCGACGGGCTGA
- the folE gene encoding GTP cyclohydrolase I FolE, producing MTVTEQQPSEPLRGLAPVHGPPPRGEHGPGPVGPDAAEVDLDAAESAARDFLRHLGVSLAPEGMEQTPGRMARAYAELLAPRPFQLTTFPNEHGYADFVIARAIPVHSVCEHHFLPFTGIAHVGYLPGSRIVGLSKLARVVEHFARRPQVQERLTQQIAALLTEQLGADAVGVVIEAEHLCMTLRGVQAAGSTTSTSAMLGSLSKDADLRREFLSLVSLSGPGR from the coding sequence GTGACAGTCACGGAACAACAGCCATCCGAACCGCTTCGGGGCCTGGCCCCGGTCCACGGCCCACCGCCGCGCGGAGAGCACGGGCCGGGGCCGGTGGGCCCGGACGCCGCCGAGGTGGACCTGGACGCCGCCGAGTCGGCCGCACGCGACTTCCTCCGGCACCTGGGCGTCTCGCTGGCGCCGGAGGGCATGGAGCAGACCCCGGGGCGTATGGCCAGGGCCTACGCCGAGCTCCTGGCGCCCCGGCCCTTCCAGCTCACCACCTTCCCCAACGAGCACGGGTACGCGGACTTCGTCATCGCCCGCGCCATCCCCGTGCACTCGGTCTGCGAGCACCACTTCCTCCCCTTCACCGGGATCGCCCACGTGGGCTACCTCCCCGGCTCCCGCATCGTCGGTCTGTCCAAGCTCGCCCGGGTCGTCGAACACTTCGCCCGGAGGCCCCAGGTCCAGGAGAGGCTCACGCAGCAGATCGCGGCGCTGCTCACCGAGCAGCTCGGCGCCGACGCCGTCGGGGTGGTGATCGAGGCCGAGCACCTGTGCATGACCCTGCGCGGGGTCCAGGCCGCGGGGTCGACCACGAGCACCTCCGCGATGCTGGGCTCCCTGAGCAAGGA